TTCACCTCCGACCGTGACCTGTTGGTGGCGGTCGTCGCCGAGGGGAAGACGCCGCTGCGGGTCTACAGCGGCTATTCCGGCTGGGGTGAAGGGCAGCTCGACGGCGAGGTGGCGGCGGGAGATTGGCTGGTCGCCACGGCGGATGGCGGGTTGATCTTCGCCGACGACGACGGGCTGTGGCGCCAGGCCAGCCGGCGCTCGGCCGACGAGCAACTCGTCAGGTCGCTCCATGTCCGCCACGTGCCGCGGGAGCCGGAGATGAACTGAGCGGGCTGGGACCTAGCGGTCGGGTTTCGTGGTTTTTGTTCCGCTCGTGATGACCGCCTCCGCTCGTGATGACCGCCTCCGCTCGTGATGACCGCCTCCGCTCGTGATGACCGCCTCCGCTCGGGCTCTGCAGAGGGGGCTTCGCCCGTCCCGTGAACGCCCGCGATCAGCGGCTCGCGACCCTACGCATACCACACCGCCCGATTTTATCGCGAAACCGCTGCATTGCTTTGTTCGGCATCAGCGATCGATGTCGTAGTAGAAGCCGTCCGCAGCTGAGCGATCCTTACCCCTTATCAGGGAACGTACCAGCTGAGGGTTGCGGAAGAGGTACCAGTCACCAAATTGGTCGAACTTCCGGCAGGATGTGGTGATGCCATCCCTCCAGAGAGTCCCGTACCGAAGACCACGTTCCTTCCCATAGCGCTTGAGCCGAATGCCAAAGTCGAGATCTTCGCCACTGAGTAGGGATTCATCAAAACCTCCCAGAGTATCGAACGTCGTTCGCTCGCACCAGAACATGCCGGCGGAAACACCCGCCCGAAGCACATGCGGCACGACAAGGGCAAGACTACAGACAATGCCGATCGAGAGTCGCTCGGGCGTAATGGCACTGCCCCCGCTTATGAACCGTCCACTGTCAAGGTGGCGGATAATGGATGAAATGGCGCCCTGGTTAGCACAACTGTCGGCGTCGATCGTGACGACGTATGGCGCGGTGGAAGCCCCGACCGCAGCGTTCCTTACCGCGGCGATGCACTTTCTGTCTTCAACCACACAGCGAGCGCCCAGCTGCTGAGCAATCTCTTGAGTACGGTCACTACAACGATTGAGTGCAACGCTGATCTCGATAGACGCAGCTGCGTAGCGGGCGGAGTCGAGCACGCTGCGGATGCATGCACCGATAAACGCTTCTTCGTTGTGGGCCGGAATGGCGACAGCAATGGCGGGTGTCATGATGCCTAACGACGGCGGTAACGGGGCCGCCGCCAAGAACCTTTGATTTCAAAACCCGCGTCATCGGCGGCTCCCGTTCACCGCTTTGTTCGGCAAATCTCCGCGTTCACCAATTGAATCATCTTCGTCGGCGCCTGTTGTCATCCGTCGCGTTCGAATCGTGCGAGTTCCGCGAGATGTTGCGTCGCCGATCGTACGGCACGCCCCGTCAGGGATTCCACGAGACGACGCGCCCAAGGGTTCAGATCGGTGCGTTCGACGTACCGTCGCGACATCGCCTGCCCGACGCCGAGGCATACGAGCCCGAACATGATGTTTGCAACCAGCCATG
This Planctomycetota bacterium DNA region includes the following protein-coding sequences:
- a CDS encoding glycosyltransferase, producing MTPAIAVAIPAHNEEAFIGACIRSVLDSARYAAASIEISVALNRCSDRTQEIAQQLGARCVVEDRKCIAAVRNAAVGASTAPYVVTIDADSCANQGAISSIIRHLDSGRFISGGSAITPERLSIGIVCSLALVVPHVLRAGVSAGMFWCERTTFDTLGGFDESLLSGEDLDFGIRLKRYGKERGLRYGTLWRDGITTSCRKFDQFGDWYLFRNPQLVRSLIRGKDRSAADGFYYDIDR